The DNA region TCGTACCGGTCTTGATGCCGACGACTCCGTCGAGCGGGACGAGCTTGTTCCAGTTGCCGTGCCGGTCGCCCTTGGTGTCGGTGTAGCCGGGCATCCGTACGGTCTCACGGAAGACGTCGATGTCCATGGCCTTCTTCGCGAGCTTCACCTGGTCCGTGGCGGTGCTCACCGTGGAGGACGTCAGACCGCTGGGGTCGGTGTACTTGGTGTTCTTCATGCCGAGTTCGCCGGCCGCCTTGTTCATCTTCCTCGCGAACGCCTTCTCCGAACCCGCGTCCCAACGGGCGAGCAACCGGGCGACGTTGTTCGCGGAAGCGATCATCACGGCCTGGACTGCCTCACGTTCGGAGAGCGTGTCGCCCTTCTTCACCTCGACGGTCGACTCGTTCTGCGCGCTCAGGCCGGCTTCCTTCTCGGCCTTCTTGTCGACGGGGATCTTCGCACCGTCCGACCCCTTCTTGACCGGGTGGTCGCGCAGGATGACGTACGCGGTCATCACCTTCGCCACACTCGCGATCGGCACCGGCTTCTGCTTGCCGTACGAGCCGAGCGAGCCGAGGCCCTGCACTTCCAGCGCGGCCTGCCCCTCGGAAGGCCACGGCACGGACGGCTTGTGCCCCTGGAAGCTGTAGGTCGGCGAGGCCGAGAGCGACAACTGCGGGTCGGGCAGCGGACGTACGGCCTGAGCGATGGCGAAGAGGATCGCCAGCACCACCACCAGCGGCGTCCAGATCTTGACCCTGCGTACGGCCGTACGCAGCGGAGTCTCGGGCGGCGGCGGGGTGTTGGTGAGCTGGGCGAGCAGGTCGAGCGGCGCCTGATCGGGCCGCACCTGCTGCCTCGTCAACTCGGCCTCGGAGAGCTGCTTTTGCGGCTCCGCCTCGGGCGGCAGCGCCCCGGCGGCCGGCTGGCCCTCGGGCTTGGGCGGTACGACCGGGCTGGGCGCACGCGTGGGCCGTGGGGGCGCGTCGGCGGACCGCAGGGGCACGAACTGGCTGGTGCGCTCCGAGTCCGACTCGTCGTCGCCCGGCCGGGTCTTCTCGTCCGGGGAGGAGGACTTCCCGTCCGGGGACAGGGGCTTCTCGTCACCGGAGCCGGGCTTCGCCCCGTGCTCGCGGCGCTGCTTGTCCGGCTCGGGCTTCTTGTCGCCGTCCGCGTCGTCGGCCTTGGAAGCGGCCTTGGAATCAGCCTTGCCACCGGACTCGGCCTTGGAATCAGCCTTGCCACCGGACTCGGGGTCGGCGCCGGAGGGCGCAGCCGCTGCCGACGCTGCCACGCGCGGGTCGACGGGCTTCGAGGGCGCGTCCCCGGACTTCGGGGACTCGGGGGACTTCTCCGGTGACTCGGCGGTCTGGTCCGGGGACTTGGCGGGCTGGTCCTCGGGCTTGGACGGCTTCGCGGACTTCGCATCCGCGTCCTTCGTCCCCGCTGCCCCGGACTTCGCGGACGCCTCCGGCTTCTCCGCCTTGCCGGTTTTCGCCGAGGCGCCTGCCTTGCCGTCCTTCTGACCTTCGGCCGCGCCTGCCGCCTTGTCTTCTCCCCCGCCTTCCGCCTTGCTCTCTGCGTCGGCCTTGTCCCGGCTGCCCGGCTCTACGGTGCGGAAGACGGCCGTCGGCTGATCCACACGCCCTGCGCCGGAGCCCTCGCGGCCCGAACTCTCGCCCCGCGAGCCCTCGTTGGGGGAAGCCTCGTCGCCGGGCGTCTCCTCGGCACCGGCGCCCTTCGCGGCACGGTCCGCCGAGGCTTCGCGAGCAGGCACACGGAAGACCGCCGTGGGCTCGTCCACCCGTCGGCCGCTTACCGCCTCGGGCTTCCCACCGGTCTGCTCGGCGGCCTTCCCGCCGGACTCCTCACCGGTCTTCTCAGCGGCTTCCTCACCGAGCTTCCCAGCGGACTTCCCAGGGGCCTCCTCACCGGTCTTCTCACCCGTGGGCTCTTCGTCCTCGCTGCGCGCCTCGGAGCTGCCGGACGCTTCCGCCGCGTCGGTCTCTGCGGGCTCGCCGGTCCCTCCGGTTCCGTCGACCTCCCCGACGTCCCCGGCCTCCGCGACGTCCCCGGTCTCGTCGGTCTCGTCGGTCTCGACGGCCTCCCCGTCGCTTCCGCTCTGGGTGGGTTTGCCCGAACCGAAGAAGGCGGCGGTCATGCGCTCCGCGCGCCTGGCGGCCTCCTCGCTGTCCGTCGCCGCCGCGAAGTCGTCCTCGCCGGGCCGTACGGTCCTGAACATCGCCGTGGGGTGGTCCACCCCGGCCGGGGCCTTCGCGGCGCTCTCAGCGCCGTCTGAGCCCTTCGGCGCCTTCACGTCTCCCGAGCCGCCCGTGCCGTTCGCGCCACCGGAGTCACTCGCACCACCCGAGCCACCCGAGGCGTCCGGCTCCTCGCCGTCGGCGGACTTCGGACGCACCGGCAGCTCTCCGGCCGGAATTTGGCTTGAATTCTTCTCCCCCGAACCGGAGTTGGCACTCTCGTTCTTGACGTCCGCGGTTTTTTCGGTGCTTTGCCCGTCGCTCTCGGCGGCTTGCCCGGTGCCACCGGGCTCGTCGTCCGTACCGGCGACCCACGCCGCCACCGCGGCCTTCAACCGGTCGTCGCCGCGCCCGTTGCCCTCGCCGCCGCCACCGGAGGCCGCGGCTTCGGAGCCGTCCGTCCCGGCACCGTCGCGAGCGCCGTCCGCGGCTTCCGCTTCCGTCTCGCCCCCGTCGGCCGCCGACGGCTCGGGCGGGGCGGGCGAGGCGTCGCCCGCGGCCTCGTCCCGGGCTTCGCCGGAATCGTCCGTGGCGTCGGAGGGGGCGGCGTCCGGCTTCGCGCCCCGCTTCCGCTCGTGGTTCTTCCCGGACTTCTTCCCGTCCGTGGAAGCAACCGCCGTGAGGTCGTCCGTCGTCTCCCCCGACGACTCCCTGCGTTCCACCTTGTCGGGGGACTCGCCCGCCACCGATGCCTCCTGCTGATGAATCTCGCCGCTCGCCCTACAAGTTGCGTATCAGTTAACAGTGTCCTGTGCGCCGCGCCTCCCACATCGCGCGGGGGCTCCGGCAAGGTCACGGACAGGTCTCTCCGACCGTGCAGACGAGAACGACATACCTACTGGTTCCCGTCCATAACGCCCAGGCACTCTCGACAGACCATTGTGAGAGGGGTCACCCTGTCAGACATCCACGCGGGGAGGCATGGATGGGCAGGAGCCGCAGAACTATTCCGGAGGAGCTTCTGCTGCTGGCCTTGGACCCGGCCACGGGCACCACGGCACAGCCGCAGTCGCTTGACCTCGGCCTGGCCGGGGCCCAGCTCGTCGAGCTGGCTCTCGCAGGACGTATAGCCCCAGACGGGGACCGAATCGCCGTGGTGCTGCCACGGCCGACCGGAGATCCAACTCTGGACTCCGCACTGGAGTTGCTGCGAAGGCGTGGCAGCCCGGTGCGCGCTGTCCACTGGATCGGCGGACCCCGATTGGGGCTTCGCCAAACCTATCTCACACACCTGGAGCGGTGCGGCATGGTGCATGCCGTATCAAGCCAGATGTGCGGGGTGTTGCCGACGACGCGCTACCAGGCGACGGAGACGGCCATCAGCCGGGAGATACGAACCCGGCTCGATGCGGCGATCCGTACGGGCGTGCCGCCGGACCCGCGGACGGCGGCGCTCGCGGCGCTGGCGCACGCGGTCGGCCTCGGCAAGCACCTGTATCCCGGCAACGAGGGGCGCTCGTGCCGCTCGCGTCTCCGGGATCTCATTCGGCACGACCCGATGGGCGGTCTCGTCGCACACGCCGTGATGGATGTGCAGAACGGCGCGGGGGCGCAGCCCCGGCGTGCGGCGGGCAACGGCGGCGCCGGTGCTCCGGCTCCCCCCGCCCAGAACGGCCGGCCGGCGGCGAGCGGCCGTCCCACGGCTGCGCGCGCGGGCGTACCCTCCGGACACGTCCAGTCCAGGCAGGTGTCTGAGAAGACACGGCCGAGTGTGGGCGGGATGGTCCGCGCCGGCGCACGCTGATCGAGGGGTGCGCGCGAGCGCACTCTGCACCACCGGCAGCGCGTCGGAGCGCCTGCCGGCACCGTGAAGGCGCGCGGGGTGGTGGCCCGGCTGTCGAAGGGGACGGCCGGACCACCACCCCGCGCGCATGCCTGCGGTCGGTGTCGCGCCGTGGACGCCTCCGCGCGTCGAGTACGGGCGTGTGCGAACGGCCGGGCCGCCGTGGCCGTATCCGTTCTGCCGGAGGCCCGTCGGTGTGCCCGTTCATGCACCCTCTGTTGCCATTCGCCAGCGAGATCGCTCACGGTGGTGGCAACCTGCTTGAAAGTAGTCGTACTTACGCGGAGGTGCAGCGCCTGTGGCGTCCAACGTCAACCCCACCGTCCGACGCCGTCGTCTGGGCCAAGAGCTGCGTCGTCTCCGTGAGTTGAAGAACATGACGGCAGAGGAGGTCGCGGACCGCCTGCTGGTCTCCCAGTCGAAGATCAGCCGCCTAGAGAACGGCCGCCGCAGCATCAGCCAGCGCGATGTGCGGGATCTGTGCGGGGTGTACGAGGTCGAGGACAGCCGCATAGTGGAATCGCTGATGCAGATGGCCAAGGAGTCGCGTCAGCAGGGCTGGTGGCATGCGTTCGGCGACATCCCCTACAGCGTCTACATCGGCCTCGAGACGGACGCGGCCTCGCTGCGCGTCTACGAACCGCAGGTCGTACCGGGCCTGTTGCAGACGCAGGCGTACGCGGAGGCCGTCTGCGAGGGCGCGCAGCCGGAGGCCTCGGCGGCGGACATCGAAAAGCGCGTCCAGGTACGCATGCGCCGCCAGGAGCGCATCAAAGACGCCCGTCATCCGCTGCGGCTGTGGGCGGTGCTGGACGAGTCGGCGCTGCGCCGCCAGGTCGGAGGCAGGCAGACCATGGTCGAGCAGTTGGAGCGGCTCAACGAGGTCTCCCAACTGCCCCATGTGACGGTCCAGGTGATGCCTTTCTCCATGGGCGCGCACCCGGGTGTGAACGGGCAGTACGCGATCTTGGAGTTCCCGGACGCGTCGGACTCGTCGGTGGTCTATCTGGAGGGCGTCACCAGCGACCTCTATCTGGAGAAGTCGCACGATGTGCAGAGCTACAGCGTGATGTATGAGCATTTGCGAGCCGAAGCTCTCAATCCGGACCAGACACGTGAGTTCATCGAGAATGTGGCAAAGGACTATGCCCGTGGCTGAGGGCGGGGAGCGTACACCCTGCCCGAGAGCACAGTGAAGCTTCCTGCGGAATATGCCATCCGGTCGAGTGAACGGCCCCTTCGCGCTGGGAAATCGAGGCGTACGGTCGAGCGCTGGAGTCGAACAACCGGAGCAGACATGGCAATTCAGCAGGGAAACACCAGCGAATGGATCAAATCGACCTACTCGGCGAACGGAGCGTGCGTCGAGGTGAAGTCCCCTACCCGGACGGCAGTGGCGGTGCGTGACTCGAAGGTCCCGGACGGGCCGTCGCTGAGCTTCCCCCCGGGCACCTGGGCAGGCTTCGTGGCCGATGTGCGCGGCGGAGGTTCCGTCCGTAGCGTCTGAGAAATCACGGTCACCCCGGTGACACCCGGCGACGCCCGGGGCACCGGCCCGGTGACACCTGGAACAGAGCCCTCTCGACCGGCCCGCCGTCCCAGCCGAGGGGGCTCTTCCACGGGCACATGACGGTGACCGCACACCCGGGCGGGTGCCGAGTCCCGTACGTACTCCCCCTGTTCGCTGCCCGGTTCAAGCACGCGGATAGCGCGCGAGCCACGCCTGCGACGCCGCTCCCGGAGCGTGCAGCGCGGGCCCCTGGGTCATCTCCATCGCGAAGTCGTCGGCCAGTTCGAGCACCGTCGCACGCCCCTCCAACTCCGCCACCCACGCGGGCGGAAGGGCCGTCTCCCCATGGATGGTGCCCAGCAGATTCCCGCAGACGGAGCCCGTGGAGTCGCTGTCACCGCCGTGGTTCACGGCCAGCAGCAGCCCATGGCGTACGTCCTCCGCGACGAGAGCGCAGTACACGCCGATGGACAGCGCCTCCTCGGCCGTCCACCCCTTGCCCAGAGCCTCGACGCGCTCCGCGGACGGCATACCCTGGCGCATCGCGCCCAGCGCCCGCTTCAGCGCGTCCGTCGTCTCCTCGTGGTCCGGCCTGGTCGCGAGCATCGCCAGCGCCTTCTGCACGGCGTGATCGAGGCTGTCCTTGCGCGCCAGCGCATGCACGATCACGGAGAAGGCACCCGCCGCGAGATAACCCGTCGGATGGCCGTGGGTCTGCGCCGCGCACTCCACGGAGAGCTGGAAGACCAACTGCGGCTCCCAGCCGACCAGAAGCCCGAACGGCGCCGAGCGCATCACCGTCCCGCAGCCCTTCGACTCGGGATTCTTCGGCGACTCCAGCGTGCCCATCCGCTCGTCGGACAGCCCGCTGAGGCACGTCTTGCCCGGCGAGCGCTGCGCGTACAGCCACTCCTCACGCGCCAGCCAGCCGTCCTCCTCCTTGCGCTCGTCCGGGCCCCAGTCCCGCTGCGTGACGGCCCACCTGCGGTACGCCGCGTGCACATCGGTCGGCGGGTGCCAGGCGCCCGTGTCACGGCGTACATGCGCACGGATCAGGCCGTCCGTGGTGAAGAGCGTCATCTGCGTGTCGTCGGTGATGGCACCGCGACGCCCGTACGCCGGTACGTAGTCCGTGACGCCGGCGGCGCCGTGCGCCTCTCTGATCGCGCTCAGCGAGTCGAACTCGACGCCCGCGCCCAGGGCGTCGCCGATCGCGCCGCCGAGCAGACAGCCCCGCACCCGGCTGCGGAAGTCCTGCTGCTCGGTGCGGCCCCACATGGCATCACCGCCGGAAGCGGCCACGTCTCTCTCCCACTGGTACGACGTAAAGGTCAGTGCCCCAAGGCAGCAAGGGAGGATCCGCCCCCCTCAGCAGGTCAGCACTCTAGAACGCCGCTTCAGCTTTCCAACACCGGAAGGAGCTCCGGAAGGTGTCCGTCCGAACGGCGGGCCGCCTGCTGCCGCTCCTCCGGCACCCGTCCGTACAGCGTCGTACGGGCACGGGCGGGCCTGCCCGCGGCTTCGGCGATCGCGACAAGATCCTTGACGGAACGGTACGAACCGTAGGAGGACCCGGCCATGCGGGAGATGGTCTCCTCCATCAGCGTGCCGCCCAGGTCGTTGGCACCGGACCGCAGCATCTCCGCGGCACCCTCCGTGCCCAGCTTGACCCAGCTCGTCTGGATGTTGGTGACGTACGGGTGCAGCAGCAGCCGCGCCATCGCCGTCACCGCCCGATTGTCGCGGGCGGTGGGGCCGGGCCGGGCGATGCCCGCGAGATACACCGGCGCGTTGGTGTGGATGAACGGCAGCGTCACGAACTCGGTGAAACCTTCCGCCCCCTTCGCCAGCGCCGACTGCTGGATGCGCGCCAGCCGCCGCAGATGACCCAGCCAGTGCCGAGGCTGATCCACATGCCCGTACATCATCGTCGACGACGAACGGATGCCCGACTCGTGCGCCGTCTCGATCACTTCGGCCCAGGTGTCGGCGGGCAGCTTGCCCTTCGTGAGGACCCAGCGGACCTCGTCGTCGAGGATCTCCGCCGCCGTGCCCGGAATGGAGTCCACACCCGACTCCTTCGCACGCAGCAGCCACTCACGGATCGAAAGCCCCGTGCGGCTGGCTCCGTTGACGACTTCCATCGGCGAGAAGGCGTGCACATGCATGCCCGGCACACGCTCCTTCACGGCGCGTGCGATGTCGAAGTACGCGCTGCCCGGCAGATCCGGATGGATGCCGCCCTGCATGCACACCTCGACCGCGCCCACGTCCCACGCCTGCTGAGCGCGGTCGGCGACCTGCCCGAGGGAGAGGGTGTAGGCGTCGGCGTCGGTACGGCGCTGCGCGAAGGCGCAGAAACGGCAGCCCGTGTAGCAGACGTTGGTGAAGTTGATGTTCCGCGTGACGATGTACGTCACCTCGTCGCCCACGACGTCGCGGCGCAACTCGTCGGCGACACCGCACAGCGCGTCCAGGGCCGGGCCGTCGGCGTGCAGCAGCGCCAGGGCCTCGTCGTCGCTGAGGCGCGTCGGATCGTCCGCCGCGGTCGACAGGGCCGCCCTCACGTCGGTGTCGATGCGTTCGGGCGCCATGCCGGGCCGTGCCGCCTCACGCAGCGAACCCCAGTCCCCGTAGACCTCGTCGAAGTCGTCACGACGGTCGCCGGAGCGGCCCTCGGTGTCGATCGTGCGATGCAGATCCGTACGTCCCGAAGGAGCGAGGAAACCCTCGTCGGGCTCCTGCCAAGGGCGGCCCTCAACGGGCGCGTCCTCACGGGCGAGACCCGTGCCCGGCTCCGCCAGCGCCTCCACGTGCGGCAGCAGCCGGGGATCGAGCCACGGCTCGCCGCGCCTCACGAACTCCGGGTAGATCGGCAGGCGTTCACGCAGCACGAAACCCGACTCGGCCGTGCGCTCGGCCAGATCCTCGATCTGCGGCCACGGACGCTCCGGATTGACATGGTCCTTCGTCAGGGGCGAGACACCGCCCCAGTCGTCGATGCCCGCGGCGATCAGCGCCGCGAACTCTCCCGCGGCGCCGTCGACCAGATTCGGCGGCGCCTGGATACGAGCCGAGGGGCCCATCACATGGCGCGCCACCGCCACCGTCGCGGCCAGCTCCTCCAGTTCGGCGTCCGGCGTCCCGCGCATCGCCGTGTCCGGCTTGGCGCGGAAGTTCTGCATGATGAGTTCCTGAATGCCGTGGTAGGCGCGCTGAACGCGGCGCAGCGCGAACAGGGACTCCGCACGCTCCTCATATGTCTCGCCGATGCCGATCAACAGCCCAGTCGTGAAAGGCACGTTGGAACGACCCGCGTCCTCCAGCACACGCAGCCGCACCGCGGGCTCCTTGTCGGGAGAGCCGTAGTGGGGGCCACCCGGCTCGCTCCACAGCCGCTCGGCCGTGGTCTCCAGCATCATGCCCATCGACGGCGCGACAGGCTTGAGACGCTGGAAGTCCGACCAGGACAGCACCCCGGGATTGAGGTGCGGCAGCAGACCCGTCTCCTCCAGCACGCGGATCGCCATGGCGCGCACATACGACAGGGTGTCGTCGTAGCCGTGCGACTCCAGCCACTCACGGGCCTCCGGCCAGCGGTCCTCCGGCTTGTCCCCGAGCGTGAACAGGGCCTCCTTGCAACCCGATTCGGCTCCGCGGCGAGCGATGTCGAGGACCTCGTCGGGGGAGAGGAACGCCCCGTGGCCGTCGCGGCGCAGCTTTCCGGGGACGGTCACGAACGTGCAGTAGTGGCACTTGTCGCGGCACAGCCTGGTGAGCGGGATGAACACCCCCCGCGAATAAGTGATCACCCCGGGACGGCCCGCCGCCTCCAGCCCCGCGTCCCGAACTCGCGCCGCGGAACGGGCCAGTTCGGCGAGGTCGCCGCCGCGGGCCTGAAGCAGTACGGCGGCTTCGGCGGCGTCGAGCGACACCCCGTCGCGGGCACGGCGAAGGGCACGCCGCATTGCGTTGGCGGTGGGGGCTGCCTGCGCGTTCGAAGTCATGAATCGAGCATACGAGCGGGACCGGCGGCTCTCCGGGACGCGGCCTGCGGGCAATCTCACATCGGCCGCGGGTTCGGCCGGGCATACGGCCGCGCGTCCGTCAGCGCATGGGGCTGCGCATGCGTGGGGGCGTGGGGGCGTAGGGCTGGGCATCCGTCAGCGCATGGGGCTCGGCACACGGCCGGGCATGCGTCTGGGCACGGGTCTGGCGCGCGTCTGGGCATCGTCTACGGGGCTGTTTCGACGAGAAGTGCTCGATCGCGGGGGTGCTCGTCTACGGTGCTGCGAGCGCGTCGGCCGTACGGCCGCGTGCCATGCGGGATGCGACAACCGGCGGTGTGCTGATCGTGCGCCTGCCGGCGAAACCGACGATTACGGGGGAATACATGCGAGTTCGCGTTCTCACCACTTCCGCTGTGCTGATGTTCGCCGTACTGGGCGCAGGCGCCGCGACGGCGCACGCGGCACAGGACGGCACACGGGGCGGGGCCCCGGGCGCGGGGGCCGGAGTGACGGTCGCCGCGCAAGAGGCTGCTTCGGACGGGGCGTCGGACGGGGCGTCGGGCGGTACGTCGGCCGGGGCCGCCTCGGAACGGGCCGGTGGCGATGACGAGGTACGTACCGAGGCCGCGCCCGGCCGGATATCGGGCGGCGTCAGCAGCGGAGGCACCAGGGGCGGGACCACGAGCAGCAGCTCGTCCAGCTCGACGACGAGCAGCAGCACGACCAGCACCGGAGGCAGCCTCAGCAGCAGTAGCAGTAGCAGCACTGGGGGGAGCCTCAGCAGCAGTAGCGGAGGCAGCAAGACCAGCAGCACAGGCAGCACAGGCGGGACCGTCAGCAGCAGCAGCGGCGGCATCAGCAAGACCAGCTCGGGCAGCAGTTCACGGGGCGGCACGAGCATCGGCAGGACCACGACGGCCAGCGGCGGCTACGGCAGCACGGACTCGGACCGCAAGAAGAGCCACAGCCGCTGGTGGCTGTGGCTGCTGATCCCGTTCATCCTCCTCGTCGTCGTGGCCGTGGGCCTGGCGCTCTACGCCGCCTCCCGGCGCCGCTCCTGAACGGGCATGGGGACAGGGCGGGTTGACGGGGGCGGGTTGACGGGGCGAGTCGACAGGCCGGGGCCCTGGAGCTACGGATCGGGCCCCTGGACGCGCGGACCAGGGCCCTGGAGCCCCGGGCAGAAGCCGCCCCCTCGGGCCACGCACGGCATGGCCGGAGGGGGCGGAGGGCGCGCGCATCCCTTGTCCTTTCCGGCCTGGTCGGCCCTCCCCCGCCGCACCCGCCAAGAGTTATCCACAGGGGTTCCCCCTCCTGTCTCCTCCACGTAGAACAGAGCCGTGGCGCCAGACCGGCGCCGCCACATACTTCGGGTGCAGGACGCGCAGCCGCGTCGCACATAGGGGGAGGCACAGATGCCAGGCGTGGAAAGACGCGACGTGCTCCGGCTGTCGGCGGTGGCGGGCGCCACGGGCATGCTCACCCTCGGCGGGGTCCGCTTCGCCCGCGCCGCCGACGGCACCGAGAAGACCCGTACCGTCAAGGGCCGACTGCCCACCGGCGCACCCGACTTCGTATATCTCCCGGTCGAAGTCCCCGCAGGCGTCCGCGAGATCGAGGTCTCGTACACCTACGACAAGCCCACCGTCCCCGAGGGCACCAAGGGCAACGCCCTGGACATAGGCGTATTCGACGAACGGGGCACGGCCCTCGGCGGGCGAGGCTTCCGTGGCTGGTCCGGCGGTGCACGCGACCGGTTCACGATCAGCGCCGAGAAGGCGACGCCGGGCTATGTCGCAGGTCCCGTCCATGAGGGCACCTGGCACGTCGTCCTAGGCCCGTACACCGTCGCCCCACAGGGCATGGAATATGAGGTCACCGTCACGCTCCGGTACGGCGACCAGGGCGAGACCCCCCGTCCCGTCCACCCGCCCGAGCGCGCGAAGGGCCGAGGACGTGCGTGGTACAGGGGCGACTGTCATCTCCACACGGTGCACTCCGACGGCAAACGCACCCCGGCGGAGGCCGCCGCCGCAGCCCGCGAGGCAGGACTCGACTTCATCACCACCACGGAGCACAACACCACGTCGGGGCACGGCGCTTGGGACGGCCTGTGGGACGAGGACTTCCTGATCCTCTGCGGCGAGGAGGTCACCACCCGCAACGGCCACGTGCTGGCGCTGGGCACGGACCCGGGCACCTTCGTCGACTGGCGCTACCGAGCGGGAGACGGCCACTTCTCACGCTTCGCACGGCGCATACGGCGCGCGGGCGGACTGGTCGTACCGGCCCACCCCGACTGCCCGTTCGTGGGCTGCCAGTGGAAGTTCGGCTACGGCGAAGCGGACGCGGTCGAGGTGTGGAACGGGCCTTGGACGACGGACGACGAACTCGCGGTCGCCGCCTGGGACAACATGCTGACGGCCCCGCCGCCCGACCGTGGCCCGCTGCCCGCGATGGGCAACAGCGACGCACACGCCGAGCCGCAGAAAGTCGGCCTGCCGCAGACGGTCGTGCTGGCGGAGGACCTGTCACGGCGAGCGCTGCTGGAAGGCATACGCGCGGGCCGCAGCTATATCGCGGAGTCCTCGGAGATCTCCGTGCGGTTCACCGCGAGCAGCGAACACGGCGAACACGCCGACATAGGCGAGCGGTTGGCGGTCCCCAGCGATGCGCGGGTGACCGTCCGTCTGGAGGTGACCGGTGCGCCGGAGGGTGCCACGGCCCGGTTCCTCACCGACCAGGGTGAGATGTTCGCGAGCCCCGTATCCGACAAGCCGCTGGAGTGGCGTACGACGGCGTCGGCGGCGGCATATGTGCGCGCGGAGATACGCCACCGCCCGCCCATAGGCTCGCCCGCGGACCTGCCGGGCGCGATGGCCGCGATGACCAACCCCATCCGGCTCGGCCACGACGACGGCTGAACCTCGGGGCCG from Streptomyces marispadix includes:
- a CDS encoding CehA/McbA family metallohydrolase; the encoded protein is MPGVERRDVLRLSAVAGATGMLTLGGVRFARAADGTEKTRTVKGRLPTGAPDFVYLPVEVPAGVREIEVSYTYDKPTVPEGTKGNALDIGVFDERGTALGGRGFRGWSGGARDRFTISAEKATPGYVAGPVHEGTWHVVLGPYTVAPQGMEYEVTVTLRYGDQGETPRPVHPPERAKGRGRAWYRGDCHLHTVHSDGKRTPAEAAAAAREAGLDFITTTEHNTTSGHGAWDGLWDEDFLILCGEEVTTRNGHVLALGTDPGTFVDWRYRAGDGHFSRFARRIRRAGGLVVPAHPDCPFVGCQWKFGYGEADAVEVWNGPWTTDDELAVAAWDNMLTAPPPDRGPLPAMGNSDAHAEPQKVGLPQTVVLAEDLSRRALLEGIRAGRSYIAESSEISVRFTASSEHGEHADIGERLAVPSDARVTVRLEVTGAPEGATARFLTDQGEMFASPVSDKPLEWRTTASAAAYVRAEIRHRPPIGSPADLPGAMAAMTNPIRLGHDDG